A region from the Volucribacter amazonae genome encodes:
- the tyrA gene encoding bifunctional chorismate mutase/prephenate dehydrogenase — translation MTALKALRDEIDQTDQALLQLLAKRLTLVSKVGEVKHQQGLPIYVPEREADMLKARRQEAEKLGVPPDLIEDILRRIMRESYTNENHYGFKKLNPAIQKIVIVGGRGKLGGLFAHYFRLSGYQVDLLGREDWQNAEQILANADVVVVSVPIAKTLETLDRLQPYLTENMLLTDLTSVKSAPLAKMLSIHQGAVVGLHPMFGPDIPSMVKQVVARCDGRFAERYQWLIDQIAIWGAIIYPVDAKEHDHSMTYIQALRHFATFANGLHLSQQPVELAQLLALSSPIYRLELAMIGRLFAQDASLYADIIMDKPENLAVIKSLRDSYDESLTFFEQGDKQGFIKAFEKVHQWFGDYSELFMKESRNLLKQANDFR, via the coding sequence ATGACCGCACTTAAAGCATTACGCGATGAAATCGATCAGACCGATCAAGCCTTATTACAACTATTAGCAAAACGTTTAACCTTAGTGAGTAAAGTTGGCGAAGTCAAGCATCAGCAGGGATTGCCCATTTATGTACCAGAACGTGAAGCGGATATGCTTAAGGCAAGGCGACAAGAGGCTGAAAAACTTGGTGTGCCACCTGATCTTATTGAAGATATTCTACGCCGTATTATGCGAGAGTCCTATACTAATGAAAACCATTATGGTTTTAAAAAACTCAATCCAGCTATTCAAAAAATAGTGATTGTTGGCGGAAGAGGCAAACTCGGTGGATTATTTGCCCATTATTTCCGCTTATCAGGTTATCAAGTGGATTTATTAGGGCGAGAAGATTGGCAAAATGCCGAACAAATTCTAGCTAATGCTGATGTGGTGGTGGTGTCTGTGCCTATTGCCAAAACCCTTGAAACCCTCGATCGTTTGCAGCCTTACTTAACGGAAAATATGTTATTAACAGATTTAACCTCGGTAAAATCTGCTCCTTTAGCCAAAATGTTGAGCATACATCAAGGGGCAGTAGTGGGGTTGCACCCTATGTTTGGACCTGATATTCCAAGTATGGTAAAACAAGTAGTAGCTCGTTGTGATGGGCGATTTGCCGAACGTTATCAATGGCTTATAGATCAAATTGCCATTTGGGGAGCAATTATTTATCCTGTTGATGCCAAAGAGCATGATCATAGTATGACTTATATCCAAGCGTTACGTCATTTTGCTACCTTTGCTAATGGTTTGCATCTTTCACAACAACCTGTTGAGTTAGCCCAATTATTAGCCCTTTCCTCGCCGATTTATCGTTTGGAATTAGCAATGATTGGACGTTTATTTGCTCAAGATGCCAGTTTATATGCGGATATTATTATGGATAAACCTGAAAATTTAGCGGTGATTAAATCATTACGTGATAGTTATGATGAAAGCTTAACATTCTTTGAACAAGGGGATAAACAAGGTTTTATTAAGGCATTTGAAAAAGTACATCAATGGTTTGGCGATTATTCTGAACTCTTTATGAAAGAAAGCCGTAATTTATTAAAGCAGGCAAATGATTTTAGATAA